A region of Betta splendens chromosome 13, fBetSpl5.4, whole genome shotgun sequence DNA encodes the following proteins:
- the limk1a gene encoding LIM domain kinase 1a isoform X3 → MVGDLFLWSFCCLRLWKRDKKVAGEQKYHPECFTCLNCRTFIGDGDTYALVERSKLYCGHCYYQTIVTPVSLPDSPCSRIPHTVTLVSIPASTEGNSGRRGRGFSVAIDQPLSPTDRCSPDGPTVRVSQVDTDCISPDVKNSIHVGDRILEINGTPIHNVPLDEIDLLIQETSRLLQLTIEHDPHIQGGEGGSSEPEDQVDGPLSPPLSEGPSPILPITQPPNPDLSNLRSRIITRSYSIDKSPGSSNTASPISQRKDINRSESLRVVSNRTHRIFRPSDLIHGEVLGKGCFGQAIKVTHKETGEVMVMKELIRFDDETQKTFLKEVKVMRCLDHPNVLKFIGVLYKDKRLNFIAEYIKGGTLREIIKKMDSNYPWNQRVSFGKDIAAGMSYLHSMNIIHRDLNSHNCLVREDNTVVVADFGLARLMIDDKHADALTQGKLPGLKKPDRRKRYTVVGNPYWMAPEMIHGKSYDERVDIFSFGIMLCEIIGRVNADPDYLPRATDFGLNVSGFLEHYCPPDCPPAFFPMAAVCCDLDADKRPAFSKLEQWLENLKMHLDIGLPLVSEVDQLHKAFWEHHDVPRPENGLHTHPEQPEQD, encoded by the exons ATGGTGGGAGACTTGTTTCTCTGGAGCTTCTGCTGTCTCAGGCTATGGAAACGAGATAAGAAG gttgCAGGAGAACAGAAATATCACCCAGAATGCTTCACCTGCCTGAACTGCAGGACGTTCATCGGTGATGGGGACACATACGCTCTGGTGGAGAGATCCAAACTCTACTG TGGCCACTGTTACTACCAGACCATTGTCACCCCGGTGTCCTTGCCGGACTCACCATGCTCGCGGATCCCCCACACCGTCACGCTGGTGTCCATCCCAGCGTCCACCGAGGGCAACAGCGGGCGCCGAGGCCGCGGCTTCTCGGTGGCCATCGACCAGCCCCTCAGCCCCACCGACCGCTGCAGCCCGGACGGACCCACCGTCAGAGTCTCCCA GGTGGACACAGACTGCATCAGTCCAGATGTGAAAAATTCCATTCATGTTGGAGACAGGATCCTGGAAATCAACGGGACGCCTATTCACAACGTTCCTCTGGACGAG ATTGATCTGCTGATTCAGGAGACGAGCCGACTGCTCCAGCTCACCATCGAACACGACCCTCACATtcaggggggagagggaggctcCTCTGAGCCTGAAGACCAGGTGGACGGCCCCCTGTCCCCCCCTCTGTCAGAGGGTCCCAGCCCCATTCTGCCCATCACCCAGCCTCCTAATCCCGACCTCAGCAACCTGAGGTCCCGCATTATCAC ACGGAGCTACAGCATCGATAAGTCTCCAGGCTCCAGCAACACAGCGTCCCCCATCTCCCAGAGGAAGGACATCAATCGATCGGAGTCGCTCAGAGTCGTGTCAAATCGCACTCACCGCATCTTCCGCCCGTCTGACCTGATCCACGGAGAGGTGCTGGGGAAGGGCTGCTTTGGACAGGCCATTAAG gTGACCCACAAGGAGACAGGGGAGGTGATGGTGATGAAAGAGTTAATCCGCTTTGACGAtgagacacagaaaacattccTGAAAGAG GTGAAGGTCATGCGTTGCCTGGATCACCCCAACGTGCTCAAATTCATTGGCGTCCTGTACAAAGACAAGAGGCTCAACTTCATCGCCGAGTACATAAAGGGAGGCACTTTGAGGGAAATCATCAAGAAAATG GACAGTAACTATCCCTGGAACCAGCGGGTCAGTTTTGGCAAGGACATCGCTGCTGGGATG tcttATCTGCATTCCATGAACATAATCCACCGAGACCTGAACTCTCACAACTGTCTCGTCAGagag GACAACACAGTGGTGGTGGCAGACTTTGGGCTGGCGCGGCTCATGATCGACGACAAGCACGCGGACGCGCTGACCCAGGGCAAGCTGCCCGGCCTGAAGAAGCCGGACCGCAGGAAGAGGTACACCGTGGTGGGAAACCCCTACTGGATGGCCCCAGAGATGATCCACG GGAAAAGTTACGATGAACGAGTGGACATCTTTTCCTTTGGGATCATGCTCTGCGAG ATAATTGGCAGGGTGAACGCGGACCCGGACTACCTCCCTAGGGCGACGGACTTTGGTCTGAATGTGTCAGGCTTCCTGGAGCACTACTGCCCCCCAGATTGCCCGCCCGCCTTCTTCCCTatggctgctgtgtgctgcGACCTCGATGCAGACAAACG CCCTGCGTTCTCCAAGCTGGAGCAGTGGCTCGAGAACCTGAAGATGCACCTGGACATCGGCCTGCCGCTCGTGTCCGAGGTGGACCAGCTGCACAAGGCCTTCTGGGAGCACCACGACGTCCCGCGCCCCGAAAACGGCCTGCACACCCACCCTGAGCAGCCGGAGCAGGACTAG
- the limk1a gene encoding LIM domain kinase 1a isoform X2, producing MSAKSQRRADTLQHRQCCECSASLSHWYYEKDGRLFCKTDYWAKFGELCHGCNDPITTGLIMVAGEQKYHPECFTCLNCRTFIGDGDTYALVERSKLYCGHCYYQTIVTPVSLPDSPCSRIPHTVTLVSIPASTEGNSGRRGRGFSVAIDQPLSPTDRCSPDGPTVRVSQVDTDCISPDVKNSIHVGDRILEINGTPIHNVPLDEIDLLIQETSRLLQLTIEHDPHIQGGEGGSSEPEDQVDGPLSPPLSEGPSPILPITQPPNPDLSNLRSRIITRSYSIDKSPGSSNTASPISQRKDINRSESLRVVSNRTHRIFRPSDLIHGEVLGKGCFGQAIKVTHKETGEVMVMKELIRFDDETQKTFLKEVKVMRCLDHPNVLKFIGVLYKDKRLNFIAEYIKGGTLREIIKKMDSNYPWNQRVSFGKDIAAGMSYLHSMNIIHRDLNSHNCLVREDNTVVVADFGLARLMIDDKHADALTQGKLPGLKKPDRRKRYTVVGNPYWMAPEMIHGKSYDERVDIFSFGIMLCEIIGRVNADPDYLPRATDFGLNVSGFLEHYCPPDCPPAFFPMAAVCCDLDADKRPAFSKLEQWLENLKMHLDIGLPLVSEVDQLHKAFWEHHDVPRPENGLHTHPEQPEQD from the exons gttgCAGGAGAACAGAAATATCACCCAGAATGCTTCACCTGCCTGAACTGCAGGACGTTCATCGGTGATGGGGACACATACGCTCTGGTGGAGAGATCCAAACTCTACTG TGGCCACTGTTACTACCAGACCATTGTCACCCCGGTGTCCTTGCCGGACTCACCATGCTCGCGGATCCCCCACACCGTCACGCTGGTGTCCATCCCAGCGTCCACCGAGGGCAACAGCGGGCGCCGAGGCCGCGGCTTCTCGGTGGCCATCGACCAGCCCCTCAGCCCCACCGACCGCTGCAGCCCGGACGGACCCACCGTCAGAGTCTCCCA GGTGGACACAGACTGCATCAGTCCAGATGTGAAAAATTCCATTCATGTTGGAGACAGGATCCTGGAAATCAACGGGACGCCTATTCACAACGTTCCTCTGGACGAG ATTGATCTGCTGATTCAGGAGACGAGCCGACTGCTCCAGCTCACCATCGAACACGACCCTCACATtcaggggggagagggaggctcCTCTGAGCCTGAAGACCAGGTGGACGGCCCCCTGTCCCCCCCTCTGTCAGAGGGTCCCAGCCCCATTCTGCCCATCACCCAGCCTCCTAATCCCGACCTCAGCAACCTGAGGTCCCGCATTATCAC ACGGAGCTACAGCATCGATAAGTCTCCAGGCTCCAGCAACACAGCGTCCCCCATCTCCCAGAGGAAGGACATCAATCGATCGGAGTCGCTCAGAGTCGTGTCAAATCGCACTCACCGCATCTTCCGCCCGTCTGACCTGATCCACGGAGAGGTGCTGGGGAAGGGCTGCTTTGGACAGGCCATTAAG gTGACCCACAAGGAGACAGGGGAGGTGATGGTGATGAAAGAGTTAATCCGCTTTGACGAtgagacacagaaaacattccTGAAAGAG GTGAAGGTCATGCGTTGCCTGGATCACCCCAACGTGCTCAAATTCATTGGCGTCCTGTACAAAGACAAGAGGCTCAACTTCATCGCCGAGTACATAAAGGGAGGCACTTTGAGGGAAATCATCAAGAAAATG GACAGTAACTATCCCTGGAACCAGCGGGTCAGTTTTGGCAAGGACATCGCTGCTGGGATG tcttATCTGCATTCCATGAACATAATCCACCGAGACCTGAACTCTCACAACTGTCTCGTCAGagag GACAACACAGTGGTGGTGGCAGACTTTGGGCTGGCGCGGCTCATGATCGACGACAAGCACGCGGACGCGCTGACCCAGGGCAAGCTGCCCGGCCTGAAGAAGCCGGACCGCAGGAAGAGGTACACCGTGGTGGGAAACCCCTACTGGATGGCCCCAGAGATGATCCACG GGAAAAGTTACGATGAACGAGTGGACATCTTTTCCTTTGGGATCATGCTCTGCGAG ATAATTGGCAGGGTGAACGCGGACCCGGACTACCTCCCTAGGGCGACGGACTTTGGTCTGAATGTGTCAGGCTTCCTGGAGCACTACTGCCCCCCAGATTGCCCGCCCGCCTTCTTCCCTatggctgctgtgtgctgcGACCTCGATGCAGACAAACG CCCTGCGTTCTCCAAGCTGGAGCAGTGGCTCGAGAACCTGAAGATGCACCTGGACATCGGCCTGCCGCTCGTGTCCGAGGTGGACCAGCTGCACAAGGCCTTCTGGGAGCACCACGACGTCCCGCGCCCCGAAAACGGCCTGCACACCCACCCTGAGCAGCCGGAGCAGGACTAG